In Candidatus Defluviibacterium haderslevense, the following are encoded in one genomic region:
- a CDS encoding NUDIX domain-containing protein, with the protein MTNYIITAGIVRRNNEILLVKHNSEFGSKDFWTIPGGTANENENALQSVTRELKEETGLDVNNWKSIAYIAQHLNYKRNWQSIIMVFESDNYEGNLSITDPDGDIIEVDFFSIEDAIELIKRIPFPVMRDPLIHYLSNEIKNIFWVYNENNEGFVELTNKIS; encoded by the coding sequence ATGACAAACTATATAATAACAGCAGGAATAGTAAGAAGAAATAATGAAATTCTATTAGTAAAACACAATTCAGAATTTGGATCTAAGGATTTTTGGACAATACCTGGTGGAACAGCAAATGAAAATGAAAATGCATTGCAGTCAGTTACTAGAGAATTAAAAGAGGAAACAGGCTTAGATGTCAACAACTGGAAGTCAATTGCTTATATTGCTCAACATTTAAACTACAAGAGAAATTGGCAAAGTATAATTATGGTTTTTGAAAGTGATAATTATGAAGGAAACCTTTCAATTACAGATCCCGACGGGGACATTATAGAAGTTGACTTTTTTTCAATTGAAGATGCAATTGAATTAATTAAAAGGATTCCATTTCCAGTAATGCGCGATCCACTTATTCACTATTTGTCAAATGAAATTAAAAATATTTTCTGGGTTTATAATGAAAACAATGAAGGTTTTGTTGAATTAACAAATAAAATTAGCTAG